The following are encoded in a window of Leptospira selangorensis genomic DNA:
- a CDS encoding tetratricopeptide repeat protein, giving the protein MKYIILFLSIFLFSNQLSADFPLPIPEPSEGNFSSKGTSPDEPLPPIDASSVVAEQRSGQTGPELVSETALAASEESKIAETKQTVSEPVKEKKTKLPNLADKKDKKNGKKKEAATDPSRAAYERGLLRLRNGQKDAAKEEFGKAASTEGTASSQAKLELSKLENAKAPESNAEAPAEDDSRWKTSLETARSLRAQGKNSEAESILLRTATEGEGEYRSRALLQLGDMLFRMGRYSDARSYLMDFWNRFGKTFPNAEDTSSREFKRQREEKELGAYLLFKSSYKAGEGEWAKRFLKKYLDKSVSESQGVYSPLRTEMESFAKSDL; this is encoded by the coding sequence ATGAAATATATTATCCTTTTTTTAAGTATTTTTCTTTTTTCAAACCAACTCTCGGCGGATTTTCCTCTCCCAATTCCGGAACCAAGCGAGGGAAATTTTTCCTCAAAGGGAACTTCTCCGGATGAACCACTTCCTCCGATCGACGCGAGTTCTGTAGTTGCAGAACAGAGATCCGGACAAACTGGACCGGAACTCGTTTCTGAAACTGCATTGGCTGCCAGTGAAGAATCGAAAATTGCGGAAACAAAACAAACCGTTTCAGAACCTGTAAAAGAGAAAAAAACCAAACTTCCGAATCTTGCAGATAAAAAAGATAAAAAGAACGGCAAGAAGAAGGAAGCAGCTACTGATCCAAGTAGAGCAGCTTACGAAAGAGGACTTTTACGTCTTCGAAACGGGCAAAAAGACGCCGCCAAAGAAGAATTCGGTAAGGCAGCATCAACCGAAGGAACTGCAAGTTCCCAAGCAAAATTAGAATTATCTAAATTAGAAAATGCCAAGGCTCCTGAATCCAATGCGGAAGCTCCGGCAGAAGATGATTCCAGATGGAAAACTTCTCTCGAGACTGCAAGATCTCTTAGAGCTCAGGGTAAAAATTCGGAAGCAGAGTCCATTCTTCTTAGAACCGCAACTGAGGGAGAAGGAGAATACAGATCCAGAGCTTTATTACAATTAGGTGATATGCTTTTCAGAATGGGAAGATATTCCGATGCTCGTAGTTATCTTATGGATTTTTGGAATCGTTTCGGGAAAACTTTCCCGAACGCTGAAGATACAAGTTCCAGAGAATTCAAAAGACAAAGAGAAGAAAAAGAACTAGGCGCTTATTTACTTTTTAAATCCAGCTATAAGGCAGGAGAAGGGGAATGGGCAAAAAGGTTCTTGAAAAAATATTTGGATAAGTCTGTTTCCGAATCCCAAGGAGTATATTCCCCCTTGAGAACGGAAATGGAATCTTTCGCGAAAAGCGATCTTTAA
- a CDS encoding chemotaxis protein CheX, translated as MQIRAELVNPFLEAATIVFRDILQTDLIRGKIGIKDTPETTLELAIIIGVLGTFNGEVIYGLNYDAAYKISKKLMPGMSDDDIKNEYKDILGEIANMTTGNAMNIFATAGQSIEITAPNIVDAKNETIKIPKKQALGISLFSKFGKLEVNVALT; from the coding sequence ATGCAAATCCGCGCCGAGTTAGTAAACCCATTCCTGGAAGCTGCTACAATTGTTTTCCGGGATATATTGCAGACCGACCTGATCCGTGGAAAGATCGGTATCAAAGACACTCCTGAAACCACACTAGAACTTGCGATCATCATCGGAGTTTTAGGAACGTTTAATGGAGAAGTGATCTACGGTTTGAACTACGACGCGGCTTATAAAATTTCCAAGAAGCTGATGCCAGGTATGAGCGACGATGATATCAAAAATGAATATAAAGATATCTTAGGTGAGATCGCAAACATGACTACAGGTAACGCGATGAATATTTTCGCAACTGCAGGTCAATCGATCGAGATCACTGCTCCGAATATCGTGGATGCAAAAAACGAAACGATCAAGATCCCTAAAAAACAAGCACTTGGGATCAGTCTATTTTCCAAATTCGGAAAATTAGAAGTAAACGTAGCCTTAACTTAA
- a CDS encoding LIC_11490 family protein has translation MMLYIALALILVGILCFIYVSFQPNSKKEFSVGPGNLPPAREKKISQDTLASLKKQGRSEIYSQMDQAFAEERKIRPLSERQRIESRSEPEVSEGEEFGTEIWDEPKRGEILEMVTEPERTQPKIPKEEEWSMEGVLFLDLSGRLPYEALQEKIRPETLKGFRRMGKGSIREIPGGFTFQARNSEFSYKLNEVEKIVFYDQGFALLPLKREYPTPIFLTKDGEKFKSYLEYTANA, from the coding sequence ATGATGCTCTATATTGCCTTAGCACTCATTTTAGTAGGAATTCTCTGCTTTATTTATGTTTCCTTCCAGCCAAATTCTAAAAAAGAGTTTAGCGTCGGTCCGGGAAACCTGCCTCCAGCTAGAGAGAAAAAAATTTCTCAAGATACTTTAGCTTCTCTTAAAAAACAGGGACGATCTGAAATCTATTCCCAAATGGATCAGGCATTTGCAGAAGAAAGAAAGATCCGCCCTCTTTCCGAAAGGCAAAGAATTGAATCTCGATCCGAGCCTGAGGTTTCGGAGGGGGAAGAATTCGGAACTGAGATTTGGGATGAACCAAAAAGGGGAGAAATTTTAGAAATGGTAACTGAGCCTGAACGCACTCAACCTAAAATCCCTAAAGAAGAAGAATGGTCCATGGAAGGAGTATTATTCCTAGATCTTTCCGGAAGATTACCTTACGAAGCTCTCCAAGAGAAGATCCGTCCTGAAACTTTAAAAGGTTTTAGAAGAATGGGAAAGGGGAGTATTAGAGAGATCCCGGGCGGATTCACTTTCCAAGCTAGAAATTCGGAATTTAGTTATAAACTGAATGAAGTGGAGAAGATCGTTTTTTACGACCAAGGTTTCGCGCTACTTCCTCTAAAAAGAGAATACCCGACCCCGATCTTTTTGACCAAGGACGGAGAGAAGTTTAAATCTTATTTGGAATATACTGCGAACGCTTGA
- the lmtA gene encoding lipid A Kdo2 1-phosphate O-methyltransferase encodes MALIEELDQQGNFLFRWRSYIPGFILLLCLYSLSKFEFLEDSYEINLYYAGACFLVSLLGLAVRCFVIGYAPARTSGRNTKEQVADVVNQEGIYSLVRHPLYLGNFLMYLGPVLYFRDIPLLLVFSLFFGFYYERIMFAEEKFLRDKFGQDYLNWADKIPAFIPKFSGYVKPKLGFSFRNILKREYPSLFGILVIFVVFDYAASFKIGFGDWKEPWAVITEPQIWAFGIGAAFYTIVRVIVKTTKWLVVEGR; translated from the coding sequence ATGGCATTAATTGAAGAATTGGATCAGCAGGGGAATTTTCTATTTCGCTGGAGATCTTATATACCAGGATTTATTCTTCTTCTTTGTCTATACTCCTTAAGCAAGTTCGAATTTTTAGAAGATTCTTATGAGATCAACTTATACTACGCCGGTGCTTGTTTTCTAGTAAGTTTACTAGGTTTAGCAGTCCGTTGTTTTGTAATAGGTTATGCTCCTGCCCGCACTTCCGGTAGAAATACGAAGGAACAAGTGGCTGATGTGGTCAACCAAGAGGGAATTTATTCCTTAGTTCGCCATCCTCTTTATCTCGGAAATTTCCTAATGTATTTAGGACCTGTTCTGTATTTCAGAGATATACCTTTACTTCTGGTATTTTCATTATTTTTCGGATTCTATTACGAAAGAATAATGTTCGCGGAAGAAAAATTTTTAAGAGATAAGTTCGGCCAGGACTATCTAAACTGGGCGGACAAAATCCCTGCATTCATTCCTAAATTTTCAGGTTATGTAAAACCTAAACTAGGTTTCTCTTTCCGAAATATTCTTAAAAGAGAATATCCGAGCTTATTCGGGATCCTGGTGATCTTCGTAGTATTTGATTACGCGGCAAGTTTTAAGATCGGATTCGGAGATTGGAAAGAACCTTGGGCAGTGATCACTGAGCCGCAGATCTGGGCATTCGGAATCGGCGCTGCATTCTATACGATCGTTAGAGTTATAGTAAAAACCACCAAGTGGTTGGTGGTAGAAGGCCGTTAA
- a CDS encoding DUF4340 domain-containing protein, which yields MDFLKYSDLLRRTYKEYPQILLFFGNIVLAISLLIAKDPWDWFKKTYQNSESFYKTKSEEIQTIISGRKGQESILNRNLDGWTVQLPSGLVLPGDSARIEELIQTCLNLRKFTLLSESNSVSKEEFGLGGDEPVLELKDVSGNSLGKILIGAPVRKGSGTYILDEKNQIWLVKENLKSVTGGGKLDFFLSRSLVPPFPSREKVSEIKISGLSSINFNLSKQGENWILETSGGQIVASSEEVENYLEEIKKLSADEVLLEKSEDLSPVPKDRNFKIEIITSTDRYIVSPIGMTKLGSYVFQREGLSYRLVLDPWNLERILQKDLADFSSRFVSP from the coding sequence ATGGATTTTTTAAAATATTCGGACCTTCTCCGCAGAACATATAAAGAATATCCGCAAATCCTATTATTTTTTGGAAATATAGTTTTAGCCATTTCACTTTTAATCGCAAAAGATCCTTGGGACTGGTTCAAAAAGACGTATCAAAATTCTGAAAGTTTCTACAAAACCAAATCGGAAGAGATACAAACGATTATCAGTGGTCGTAAAGGACAAGAAAGTATCCTGAACAGGAATCTGGATGGATGGACGGTTCAGTTGCCTTCGGGGTTAGTTCTGCCGGGTGATTCCGCCAGAATTGAAGAATTGATCCAAACCTGTTTAAATTTACGTAAATTCACCTTGCTCTCAGAATCTAATTCAGTTTCTAAAGAAGAATTCGGATTAGGGGGAGATGAACCCGTATTAGAGCTCAAAGATGTTTCCGGAAATTCTTTAGGAAAAATCCTAATAGGAGCACCTGTCAGAAAAGGTTCGGGAACTTATATCTTGGATGAAAAAAATCAGATCTGGTTAGTTAAAGAAAATTTAAAATCAGTCACAGGTGGCGGTAAATTAGATTTTTTCCTGAGCAGATCTTTGGTTCCTCCCTTCCCTTCTAGAGAAAAAGTTTCAGAGATCAAGATCTCCGGACTTTCTTCCATAAATTTTAACTTAAGTAAACAAGGTGAAAATTGGATCTTAGAAACTTCCGGCGGACAGATCGTCGCTTCTTCCGAAGAAGTAGAAAACTATTTGGAAGAGATCAAAAAACTAAGTGCGGATGAAGTTCTTTTGGAGAAGTCGGAAGATCTTTCCCCGGTCCCAAAAGATAGAAATTTTAAAATAGAGATCATTACTAGTACGGATCGTTATATAGTTTCTCCGATCGGAATGACTAAATTAGGAAGTTATGTTTTCCAGAGAGAGGGCCTAAGTTACAGATTGGTTTTGGATCCCTGGAACCTGGAAAGGATTCTACAAAAGGATCTCGCAGACTTTTCTAGCAGGTTTGTTTCCCCCTGA
- a CDS encoding GldG family protein, protein MRELLRPLLEISKSPWFGLANGILLFVLLNGIFSTIPCKADLSRSGRFQITTSTIKVLKELDDPLYIDAFYSSEIPGEYKARAELSKELLKEISKIGKENISLRFYNPSTLEEDVRKAMELGLEPQILQQTSRDSASVKQAFMGIVLTLGHKTEVLSFAFFTEDLEYQILNSIRKMQRQDKDSGIVLLKSPGNLSFQEQGSPKDRIEIFARRVLRGEYGPILELDLETEDLPPETEVVLWIGGGTLSKNTERKIDQFIIQGGSFILLAKTMEFKTNSERGSFGLLSGDLGAGLAQKNPDSEEMVRFLEHYGIRINYDIVLEPDHSLPMGSVIEIEPGVLGKYPYPPWIVPDQKSKTLDPNSPFTKNQESLLVPWSSSLNILPEKQKEVQFTVIAKSGTDAESRTEPISLGEKQILSTPIQANGGPFLLGVYAEGKFSSYFPDNKQEGPQSQKKSVKTGRILVFGSPYLVSDLLAFPEFSEILKNSNIPFLLNAIDILKGETDLLEVRSKQSAVLKLKPLPFFLETSISLFHLFLVPALLALYAFRRLKRRNG, encoded by the coding sequence ATGAGAGAATTGCTCCGGCCTTTATTAGAAATTTCTAAATCTCCCTGGTTCGGGCTCGCGAACGGCATTTTACTCTTTGTTCTGTTGAATGGGATCTTCTCCACAATTCCATGCAAGGCTGATCTTTCCAGATCGGGAAGATTCCAGATCACTACGAGCACCATAAAAGTATTAAAAGAATTAGATGATCCATTGTATATAGATGCTTTTTATTCTTCAGAGATCCCCGGAGAATATAAAGCAAGAGCAGAACTTAGCAAAGAATTATTAAAAGAGATCTCTAAAATCGGAAAGGAAAATATTTCTTTGCGATTCTATAACCCTTCTACCTTGGAAGAAGATGTTAGAAAAGCAATGGAGCTTGGATTAGAGCCTCAAATCCTACAACAAACTTCCAGGGATTCAGCATCAGTCAAACAGGCGTTTATGGGAATCGTTCTGACCCTGGGTCATAAAACGGAAGTTTTATCTTTTGCATTCTTCACGGAAGATTTAGAATACCAGATCTTAAATTCTATCCGAAAGATGCAGAGACAGGACAAGGATTCGGGAATTGTTCTTTTAAAATCTCCAGGAAATCTTTCTTTCCAAGAACAAGGTTCTCCCAAAGACAGGATAGAAATTTTCGCAAGAAGGGTTTTGAGAGGAGAATATGGTCCGATTTTAGAATTGGATCTGGAAACTGAAGATCTTCCTCCGGAAACCGAAGTGGTATTATGGATTGGTGGGGGAACCCTTTCTAAAAACACGGAACGTAAAATAGACCAGTTCATTATACAAGGAGGAAGTTTTATCCTCCTAGCTAAAACAATGGAGTTCAAAACAAACTCTGAAAGAGGTAGTTTCGGACTTCTTTCCGGAGATTTAGGAGCAGGCCTTGCTCAAAAAAATCCTGACTCAGAAGAAATGGTCCGATTTTTAGAACATTATGGAATTCGAATCAACTATGATATCGTTTTAGAACCGGATCATTCTCTGCCAATGGGTTCCGTAATAGAAATTGAACCTGGAGTTTTAGGAAAATATCCTTATCCACCTTGGATCGTTCCGGACCAAAAATCAAAGACTTTAGATCCAAATAGTCCATTTACTAAAAACCAAGAAAGTCTTTTAGTTCCTTGGTCTTCTAGTCTGAATATTCTTCCGGAAAAACAGAAAGAAGTACAATTTACCGTTATAGCAAAAAGCGGAACAGATGCGGAATCCAGAACGGAACCGATATCACTCGGAGAAAAACAAATCCTTTCCACCCCGATCCAAGCAAACGGCGGGCCTTTCCTTTTAGGTGTTTATGCGGAAGGAAAATTTAGTTCTTATTTCCCGGACAACAAACAAGAAGGTCCGCAGTCACAAAAAAAATCAGTCAAAACAGGTCGGATCTTAGTATTCGGTTCTCCTTATTTAGTTTCCGATCTTCTGGCATTTCCGGAATTTTCGGAAATCCTGAAAAACTCGAATATTCCGTTTTTATTAAATGCGATAGATATACTCAAAGGGGAAACGGATCTATTAGAAGTCCGCTCCAAACAGTCGGCAGTTCTAAAACTAAAACCTTTGCCGTTCTTCTTAGAAACATCGATCAGCCTATTTCATTTATTCTTGGTTCCTGCTTTATTAGCTCTTTATGCTTTCCGTAGACTAAAAAGAAGGAACGGATAA
- a CDS encoding ABC transporter permease subunit: MKLLNLPPGLVSVFKKEWFSYFNTPIGYVFSILYLFLSSFLFFYGLGEGSFWDRKVAGMEEYFVWTPLLFVVFAPAITMRLWSEEKRSGSLEILFTLPISKWEIVAAKFLAAWSFLGFTVCLSLSIPFFIWAFGDLDLGIVFAGYAGCWLLGGAYISLGIFLSSFGRDQISSYILTVLVCLFFFLLGTQPVLKFFGGGPSAFAYLFALSSHFESFRLGILDLSDTLYFFSFIAANLAGNVFFLRRNYP, translated from the coding sequence ATGAAACTTCTCAACTTACCTCCGGGACTCGTCTCTGTTTTTAAAAAAGAATGGTTCAGTTATTTTAATACACCGATTGGTTACGTTTTCTCTATCCTATACTTATTCTTATCTTCCTTCTTATTCTTTTACGGTTTGGGAGAAGGTTCCTTCTGGGACAGAAAAGTTGCAGGTATGGAAGAATACTTCGTGTGGACTCCCCTTTTATTCGTCGTATTTGCTCCTGCGATCACGATGAGGCTTTGGTCCGAAGAAAAAAGATCCGGAAGTTTAGAGATCTTATTCACTTTACCTATCTCCAAATGGGAAATCGTCGCTGCAAAGTTTTTAGCTGCCTGGTCGTTTTTAGGATTCACGGTTTGTTTAAGTCTTAGCATTCCATTTTTTATCTGGGCATTCGGGGATCTAGATTTAGGGATCGTATTTGCAGGATATGCAGGCTGCTGGTTGCTCGGTGGGGCTTATATCAGCCTGGGGATATTTCTTTCTTCTTTCGGAAGAGACCAGATCAGTTCTTATATTCTCACAGTTCTTGTTTGCCTTTTCTTTTTTCTACTGGGAACTCAACCGGTTTTAAAGTTTTTCGGAGGTGGTCCTTCCGCTTTCGCGTATCTATTCGCCTTATCTTCTCATTTTGAGTCATTTCGTTTAGGGATATTAGATCTTTCGGATACACTTTACTTTTTTAGTTTTATCGCTGCAAATCTAGCGGGGAACGTTTTTTTTCTCAGGAGAAATTATCCATGA
- a CDS encoding ABC transporter ATP-binding protein, with the protein MASLQVSDLSKSYFGKVAISNLNFSIPKNRITGLLGPNGAGKTTALRILTGFVQPDKGSVSLDGVLLEKDPQRIKQRLGYLPESSAIYPDMTVGEYLDFIGNARGMETSFFKKRKKEVLELCDLKSQTFSLAGILSKGTRQRLALAGALLHDPDWIVLDEPSSGLDPIQISHFRDLLRNLGKDKIVLLSTHILSEVEETCDHALILDKGNLVADLPVSEFKRSDSVLLIAKTNKETLGKVLEGKNIQILSSEKESEYTKFRLESTSLKPEEIFEIIRKESFPILEYKISQKSLESVFQDLVSG; encoded by the coding sequence GTGGCCTCTCTCCAGGTATCCGATCTTTCTAAATCCTATTTCGGGAAGGTCGCAATTTCTAATCTTAACTTCTCCATTCCGAAAAATAGGATCACAGGTTTACTTGGTCCTAACGGCGCAGGTAAAACTACTGCGCTCAGAATACTCACAGGCTTCGTACAACCGGATAAAGGATCCGTATCACTAGACGGAGTCTTATTAGAAAAAGATCCTCAAAGAATAAAACAAAGATTAGGTTATCTTCCAGAATCTTCCGCGATCTATCCGGATATGACTGTGGGGGAATATTTGGATTTTATAGGAAATGCGAGAGGAATGGAAACTTCCTTCTTCAAAAAAAGAAAAAAAGAAGTATTAGAACTTTGTGATCTAAAATCCCAAACTTTTTCTTTAGCAGGGATCCTATCCAAAGGTACAAGACAAAGATTGGCGTTGGCTGGAGCATTACTTCATGATCCGGATTGGATCGTTTTAGATGAGCCTAGCTCAGGTTTAGACCCTATACAAATTTCTCATTTCAGGGACTTACTAAGAAATTTAGGAAAAGATAAAATAGTATTATTATCCACTCATATCCTATCTGAAGTGGAAGAAACCTGCGATCACGCATTGATCCTGGATAAAGGAAATTTAGTCGCCGATCTACCTGTTTCTGAATTTAAAAGATCAGATTCAGTTCTTCTAATAGCCAAAACAAATAAAGAAACCTTGGGAAAAGTATTAGAAGGCAAGAATATACAAATTCTATCTTCCGAAAAAGAAAGTGAATATACTAAGTTCAGATTAGAATCCACTTCTCTTAAACCTGAGGAAATTTTCGAGATCATCCGAAAAGAATCATTTCCTATTTTAGAATATAAGATTTCCCAAAAATCTTTAGAATCAGTCTTTCAGGACCTGGTTTCCGGCTAA
- a CDS encoding STAS domain-containing protein, translated as MAKLTIQNKHGIVRFENQLLDGYEKVFDEISEQASRAHIQNLTLDMTPTKKITSSGVAKLLTLRNLLDHFGVKLEVVNLQPTLMDVLRKFKVDTMLRIKA; from the coding sequence ATGGCCAAATTAACGATACAAAATAAACACGGAATCGTTCGTTTCGAAAATCAACTTCTGGACGGATACGAAAAAGTCTTTGATGAGATTTCGGAACAGGCTTCCAGGGCACATATCCAAAACCTAACTTTGGACATGACCCCCACCAAAAAAATTACTTCCAGCGGTGTTGCAAAACTACTCACTCTTAGAAACCTTTTGGATCATTTCGGAGTGAAATTAGAGGTGGTGAATCTTCAGCCTACTCTAATGGATGTACTCCGTAAGTTCAAAGTGGATACAATGCTACGCATCAAGGCATAA
- a CDS encoding class I SAM-dependent DNA methyltransferase: protein MDRNTREQGNKSRIISPIPKKRPYTAFAGIYDGVMKRAPYRDWAKMILESYQIGTQKIHPKIALDLGCGTCKIWKFLPASTELWGIDNSPEMLQIADSEQIRGVRKLGDLLSFPKLNKSFDLIFSVHDTLNYFQREEELSRVFAQVSGVLEKNGVFFFDVSTSENFRKNFQNKVLKETHGKTKLVWKNEFNPETSILKTSLEFSGPGISELEEHFHRAYPLETWSKLLQNSGLEILGIGSDYEAWEIFPKANYWNFMCRKI, encoded by the coding sequence ATGGATAGGAATACTCGCGAGCAGGGGAATAAATCAAGAATTATTTCTCCAATCCCCAAAAAAAGGCCGTATACGGCGTTTGCAGGCATTTATGACGGGGTCATGAAAAGGGCACCATATAGAGATTGGGCTAAGATGATTTTGGAATCTTATCAGATCGGAACCCAAAAAATCCACCCGAAAATCGCATTAGATTTGGGCTGTGGAACCTGCAAAATTTGGAAATTCCTACCTGCTTCTACAGAACTTTGGGGAATCGATAATTCTCCTGAAATGCTCCAAATCGCCGATTCTGAACAAATTAGAGGGGTCCGTAAATTAGGAGACCTTCTCTCCTTTCCCAAATTGAACAAATCTTTTGATCTGATTTTCTCAGTACATGACACTCTGAATTATTTCCAAAGAGAAGAAGAACTCTCTCGGGTATTTGCCCAAGTTTCAGGGGTTTTAGAGAAGAATGGGGTCTTCTTTTTTGATGTAAGCACCTCCGAAAATTTTCGAAAAAATTTTCAGAATAAGGTCCTAAAAGAGACCCACGGGAAGACAAAACTCGTCTGGAAGAATGAATTTAATCCGGAAACTTCCATTTTAAAGACCAGTTTGGAATTTTCTGGACCAGGAATTTCGGAGCTGGAGGAACATTTTCATAGGGCCTATCCTCTCGAAACTTGGTCGAAGCTACTACAAAATTCAGGCCTAGAAATTTTAGGAATCGGCTCGGATTATGAGGCCTGGGAAATTTTTCCCAAGGCAAATTATTGGAATTTTATGTGCCGAAAAATTTGA